The Streptomonospora litoralis genome window below encodes:
- a CDS encoding type 2 lanthipeptide synthetase LanM family protein: MPGISAADAARAEYLSERIRAGAAGTGTASSRCPDEWKRSAFPDDEIFERYLASHGTTETTVACVLHSAPPARENLPEWARELNAVVGGQDATPAHEGIEAVVLGTPYAPAPFSGLLARFTGSAMAAVGDAAADAGSDAGPQTRLYAELETSLASRLAGITFRALIADLHRCRKQGELRGETPELRYADYNERLLNSPSHLTRLFSAYPVLGRLLIEARAAWVRHVRELLDRVRTDRPELYARGWIDAPDSPLVSVQADSGDTHDGGRSVVVCEFEHGRRLVYKPRSVALDALYERAVAFVDDRSPNRPLMAPRVLERDGYGWTGFVEHRQCAPDRLPDYYRAVGSSVALAYFLGASDVHMENAVACGPHSVIVDLESLLQNREAAGGRQTAFARAKSLLNNSVLGIGYLPMRTGNGEDQQATDVSVIGGGLDDGTEVAAPILTEVRTDRMAVGRGRSRMGAAGNQPADPGFLRPADHAPAIADGFREVYDLIAADRDGFAAALGDTAGIPTRHLLRPTHLYGRFLYESCHPRYLQSALDREHLFDRLWATTLRQPELTTGVASEIRQLLRHDVPKFTAPVDGTALQDETGIVDAHHFSATAVFAVHDRLRQTGEADRAWHVRIIDESMSTLGARDHAGQAARPLTPRSAQDRSPRETAPRARAAAEEVLRDLDATRLDGADGRDCTWVGISPAAFDGAGFEYRPLSPMLFEGLAGMALAYTYASSVLGTDGYLDTARRCIRPVSAFVEDRCAMSTPPNEPVGAYSGYTGALYALLHYSAAVGGDPETDALIRKSVRLIPDMAEQDSYHDLGAGAAGAALVCLRLYHHYGDEHLLDLARDTAQGVASRARADGRALAWPTDVDGGHLGGMAHGASGIGWALIEVGTAAGDEELTDAGYRALAFDTDRFDTGRGWPDLRREVRGRSAFPVQWCHGAVGIGLVRELCHRMHPDAELAAEADAAVAAVAKTGVPPNDSLCHGTLGARELLHAASQRSVRAQEAEDGLNSTILDRFERKEAAIGIAGTEADSPGLMLGSAGFVLGLLRMAAPRSVPSVLSLEGPSR; encoded by the coding sequence ATGCCGGGTATCTCCGCGGCGGATGCTGCGCGTGCCGAATACCTGTCCGAACGGATCCGCGCCGGCGCAGCCGGAACAGGGACGGCTTCCTCACGATGCCCGGACGAATGGAAGCGGTCGGCGTTTCCGGACGACGAGATCTTCGAGCGCTACCTCGCGTCGCACGGGACGACCGAGACCACCGTGGCCTGTGTCCTGCACAGTGCCCCGCCCGCCCGGGAAAACCTCCCGGAGTGGGCGCGCGAACTGAACGCGGTCGTCGGCGGGCAGGACGCGACTCCCGCACACGAGGGCATCGAGGCGGTCGTCCTCGGCACCCCCTACGCCCCCGCCCCTTTCAGCGGACTCCTCGCCCGCTTCACCGGCTCCGCCATGGCCGCTGTCGGCGACGCGGCGGCCGACGCGGGCAGCGACGCCGGCCCGCAGACGCGGCTGTACGCCGAACTCGAAACGTCGCTGGCATCGCGCCTCGCCGGCATCACATTCCGGGCGCTCATCGCCGACCTGCACCGGTGCCGCAAGCAGGGTGAACTGCGCGGGGAAACCCCCGAACTCCGATACGCCGACTACAACGAGCGCCTGCTCAACAGCCCGTCCCACCTCACCCGGCTCTTCTCCGCCTATCCTGTGCTGGGCCGGCTGCTGATCGAGGCCCGCGCCGCATGGGTGCGGCACGTCCGCGAACTCCTCGACCGCGTGCGCACGGACCGCCCGGAGTTGTACGCACGGGGATGGATCGACGCGCCCGACTCGCCGCTCGTCTCGGTGCAGGCCGACTCCGGCGACACCCACGACGGCGGGCGCTCCGTCGTCGTCTGCGAGTTCGAGCACGGCCGGCGGCTGGTCTACAAGCCGCGCTCGGTCGCGCTGGACGCCCTTTACGAGCGAGCCGTCGCCTTCGTCGACGACCGCAGCCCGAACCGGCCCCTCATGGCCCCCCGGGTCCTTGAACGGGACGGCTACGGGTGGACCGGATTCGTCGAGCACCGGCAGTGCGCCCCGGACCGGTTGCCGGACTACTATCGCGCGGTGGGCTCCTCTGTGGCCCTGGCGTACTTCCTCGGCGCGAGTGACGTCCACATGGAGAACGCCGTGGCCTGCGGGCCGCACAGCGTCATCGTCGACCTGGAGAGCCTGCTGCAGAACAGGGAGGCCGCCGGCGGCCGACAGACCGCTTTCGCCCGGGCGAAGAGCCTGTTGAACAACAGCGTGCTCGGTATCGGCTACCTGCCGATGCGCACCGGCAACGGCGAGGATCAGCAGGCGACGGACGTCAGCGTGATCGGCGGCGGCCTGGACGACGGCACCGAGGTCGCCGCGCCCATCCTGACCGAGGTCCGCACCGACCGGATGGCGGTCGGCCGGGGCCGCAGCCGCATGGGGGCGGCCGGCAACCAGCCCGCCGATCCCGGCTTCCTGCGCCCTGCCGACCACGCCCCGGCGATCGCCGACGGCTTCAGAGAGGTCTACGATCTCATCGCCGCCGACCGAGACGGTTTCGCCGCCGCCCTCGGCGACACCGCCGGAATCCCCACACGCCACCTGCTCAGACCGACACACCTCTACGGCAGATTCCTCTACGAGAGCTGCCACCCCCGCTACCTGCAATCCGCCCTGGACCGCGAGCACCTGTTCGACCGCCTGTGGGCGACGACACTGCGGCAGCCGGAGCTCACCACAGGGGTGGCCTCGGAGATCCGCCAACTGCTGCGCCACGATGTCCCGAAATTCACGGCGCCGGTGGATGGCACCGCGCTGCAGGACGAAACCGGGATCGTCGATGCGCACCACTTCTCCGCGACGGCCGTCTTCGCCGTGCACGACCGGTTGCGGCAGACGGGCGAAGCCGATCGCGCCTGGCATGTGCGCATCATCGACGAGTCGATGTCCACACTCGGCGCGCGCGACCACGCCGGCCAGGCGGCTCGGCCCCTCACCCCCCGATCGGCGCAGGACCGCAGCCCCCGGGAGACGGCGCCGCGGGCACGCGCAGCCGCCGAGGAGGTGCTGCGGGACCTCGACGCGACCCGCCTCGACGGGGCCGACGGTCGCGACTGCACCTGGGTCGGGATCAGCCCGGCCGCCTTCGACGGAGCCGGGTTCGAGTACCGGCCGCTGTCGCCGATGCTCTTCGAGGGTCTGGCCGGGATGGCACTCGCCTACACCTACGCCTCCTCGGTTCTGGGAACCGACGGCTACCTCGACACCGCACGCCGCTGCATCCGGCCGGTTTCGGCGTTCGTGGAAGACCGGTGTGCGATGAGCACCCCGCCGAACGAGCCGGTCGGGGCCTACAGCGGATACACCGGCGCTCTCTACGCCCTGCTGCACTACTCGGCGGCCGTCGGCGGCGACCCCGAGACCGATGCGCTGATCCGCAAGTCGGTGCGCCTCATCCCGGACATGGCCGAGCAGGACAGCTACCACGACCTCGGGGCGGGAGCGGCGGGTGCCGCGCTCGTCTGCCTGCGGCTCTACCACCACTACGGCGACGAACACCTGCTCGACCTCGCACGCGACACGGCGCAGGGCGTCGCCTCCCGGGCGCGTGCAGACGGCCGCGCCCTGGCGTGGCCGACCGACGTCGACGGCGGACACCTGGGCGGCATGGCGCACGGCGCCTCCGGTATCGGCTGGGCACTCATCGAGGTCGGCACCGCTGCCGGTGACGAGGAGCTGACCGATGCCGGCTACCGGGCACTGGCCTTCGACACCGACCGCTTCGACACCGGCCGCGGCTGGCCCGACCTCCGCCGCGAGGTGCGCGGCCGGTCCGCGTTCCCTGTCCAGTGGTGCCACGGCGCGGTCGGTATCGGACTGGTCCGCGAACTCTGCCACCGCATGCACCCCGACGCGGAGCTGGCGGCGGAGGCGGACGCGGCGGTGGCCGCAGTTGCGAAGACGGGGGTGCCGCCGAACGACTCCCTCTGCCACGGGACGCTGGGCGCCCGCGAACTTCTGCACGCGGCGTCCCAGCGGTCCGTCCGGGCGCAGGAGGCCGAAGACGGCCTCAACAGCACCATCCTCGACCGGTTCGAACGCAAGGAGGCGGCCATCGGAATCGCCGGCACCGAAGCGGACTCGCCCGGCCTGATGCTGGGATCCGCCGGATTCGTCCTCGGACTGCTGCGCATGGCGGCACCCCGCAGTGTTCCGTCGGTGCTGTCCCTCGAGGGGCCGAGCCGCTGA
- a CDS encoding class I SAM-dependent methyltransferase has translation MQQGHESSYGRMFAGHYDKVRPRDAEAEATAAMLADLAPKHGKILEFGVGTGRIAVPLARIAGPVTGVDSSPEMIDVLHRDEHDGASDVFTVCSDMRGYDDGERYALVYCVAGTLSALDTPEEQQKTVFEWAGLVADGGTLVIEMQNPEAIERMHGGRMVDTVFKARPDSDSGVLVSRALAPDHSVWEISSAYFENGSVRVTQEKCHLAPPERFDAPAAQAGLELADRFGDWQGGPLNAGCGTYISVYRRSRSPHS, from the coding sequence GTGCAGCAGGGGCACGAGAGCTCCTACGGACGCATGTTCGCAGGTCACTACGACAAGGTCCGCCCAAGGGACGCGGAAGCCGAGGCGACCGCCGCCATGCTGGCGGATCTGGCGCCAAAGCACGGAAAGATCCTGGAGTTCGGGGTGGGCACCGGGCGCATCGCCGTTCCGCTGGCGAGGATCGCCGGCCCAGTGACCGGAGTCGACTCGTCGCCGGAGATGATCGACGTACTGCACCGGGACGAACACGACGGGGCATCCGACGTTTTCACGGTGTGCTCCGATATGCGTGGATACGATGACGGAGAACGCTACGCCCTGGTCTATTGCGTCGCCGGCACTCTTTCCGCACTGGACACTCCCGAAGAACAACAGAAAACCGTTTTCGAGTGGGCTGGCCTGGTGGCTGACGGCGGCACACTGGTGATCGAGATGCAGAACCCCGAGGCCATCGAACGGATGCACGGCGGACGCATGGTGGACACGGTTTTCAAAGCGCGCCCCGACTCGGATTCCGGGGTACTGGTCTCCCGGGCACTGGCTCCGGACCACTCGGTATGGGAGATTTCAAGCGCGTATTTCGAGAACGGTTCCGTCCGCGTCACGCAGGAGAAATGCCACCTCGCACCGCCGGAACGTTTCGATGCGCCCGCCGCACAAGCGGGCCTGGAACTCGCCGACCGGTTCGGCGATTGGCAGGGCGGCCCCTTGAACGCCGGGTGCGGCACCTACATCTCGGTCTATCGAAGGTCGCGTTCCCCGCACTCGTGA